A single Macrobrachium nipponense isolate FS-2020 chromosome 5, ASM1510439v2, whole genome shotgun sequence DNA region contains:
- the LOC135215810 gene encoding uncharacterized protein LOC135215810: MSEAPADACAEALLTSWISCFRVPNNVTMDQGPAFMSEFWSSLACLIGTKHYTIKFYNPATNGIVERVHHSLKASLVACCQGPGWKAQLPWVLLGLRTTPRANSSPSPAENMYGETLTVPGEFFPTNSTDPDIPLARGTAQMFVPCRETYINRTKQVCL, encoded by the coding sequence ATGTCAGAAGCCCCTGCAGATGCCTGCGCCGAAGCCCTCCTGACCAGCTGGATCAGCTGCTTCAGAGTGCCCAACAATGTCACGATGGACCAAGGACCCGCCTTTATGTCAGAGTTCTGGTCTTCCCTGGCATGCCTGATAGGGACCAAGCACTATACTATAAAGTTCTACAATCCTGCAACCAATGGCATAGTGGAAAGGGTCCACCATTCCCTCAAGGCTTCCTTAGTGGCATGCTGTCAGGGCCCAGGTTGGAAGGCACAGCTTCCCTGGGTCCTCCTTGGTCTCCGTACCACCCCAAGAGCCAACAGCAGCCCTTCCCCAGCAGAGAACATGTACGGGGAGACCCTGACAGTGCCAGGCGAATTCTTCCCCACCAACAGCACCGATCCTGATATTCCCCTGGCTAGGGGAACAGCCCAGATGTTCGTTCCTTGCCGAGAGACGTACATCAACAGGACGAAGCAGGTCTGCCTGTGA